A single Callithrix jacchus isolate 240 chromosome 4, calJac240_pri, whole genome shotgun sequence DNA region contains:
- the LOC103792217 gene encoding uncharacterized protein LOC103792217, producing MTPSRSSRRRNEERTGSRAGSGRGAAAAPAPPPGSQVPGRAWPAQLPPSLRAAPTALGESGRRGEGGESGARRGRTLSLRSRRDPAGLGQLRPFSSFSSSSFSSSSSFSSSCVSSSPRESQPPEPGRAVPGAGRTPRRDAARCCGGGGGHRAPPRSLPPKPQKPCVIWGERAERAREPGSHLLAAREEIWQSRASRVLVPTSGRAEGRRARETAVLQSRLHGSRFFLRPLTHVFFFNPPGDMSFHQRSSSFWAS from the coding sequence atGACGCCTTCTCGCAGTTCCCGGCGGCGCAATGAGGAGCGCACGGGATCACGGGCGGGCTCGGGGCGTGGGGCGGCTGCGGCGCCGGCTCCACCTCCCGGCTCGCAGGTTCCCGGCCGGGCTTGGCCGGCACAGCTCCCGCCCAGTCTCCGCGCCGCACCTACCGCCCTAGGTGAAAGTGGGAGGCGTGGAGAGGGCGGGGAGAGCGGCGCGCGGCGGGGGAGGACGCTTTCCTTGCGTTCTCGCCGGGATCCGGCTGGGCTAGGGCAGCTCCggcccttctcctccttctcctcctcctccttctcctcctcctcctccttctcctcctcctgcgtTTCCTCCTCACCTCGCGAGAGCCAGCCTCCGGAGCCCGGGCGGGCGGTCCCCGGCGCGGGGCGCACCCCCAGGAGAGACGCTGCGCGGTGCTGCGGTGGCGGCGGCGGGCACCGCGCCCCTCCTCGCAGCCTCCCTCCCAAACCGCAAAAGCCCTGTGTGATATGGGGCGAGCGAGCGGAGCGCGCGAGAGAGCCCGGGAGCCATCTGCTGGCTGCGAGGGAGGAGATCTGGCAGAGCCGCGCTTCCCGAGTCCTAGTCCCCACCTCGGGGCGGGCCGAGGGACGCAGAGCACGGGAGACTGCAGTGCTGCAGAGCCGTCTGCACGGAAGCCGGTTCTTTCTGAGACCTCTCACGCACGTTTTCTTTTTCAACCCTCCCGGTGACATGTCATTTCATCAGCGCTCTTCTTCATTTTGGGCGAGCTAG